In Gemmatimonadales bacterium, a genomic segment contains:
- a CDS encoding VOC family protein has product MQKITTFLTFRDQAEEAVTLYTSVFKNSRITSTRRYGDAGPGPKGAVMTMAFELEGQPFMALNGGPSFTFAEGISLFVDCETQAEVDALWEKLTAGGGKPGRCGWLTDRFGVSWQIVPSVLGEVLGGKDAEGAKRAMQAMLTMAKLDIAALRRAYEGKSAGGSARAG; this is encoded by the coding sequence ATGCAGAAGATCACGACGTTCCTGACGTTCAGGGACCAGGCGGAAGAGGCCGTGACGCTCTACACCTCGGTCTTCAAGAACTCGAGGATCACCAGCACCCGGCGCTACGGCGACGCGGGCCCCGGGCCGAAGGGCGCCGTCATGACGATGGCCTTCGAGTTGGAGGGCCAGCCCTTCATGGCCCTGAACGGTGGCCCTTCGTTCACGTTCGCCGAGGGCATCTCGCTGTTCGTCGACTGCGAGACCCAGGCGGAAGTGGACGCGCTGTGGGAGAAGCTGACGGCCGGCGGCGGCAAGCCGGGCCGCTGCGGCTGGCTCACCGACCGGTTCGGCGTGTCGTGGCAGATCGTGCCGTCCGTGCTCGGCGAGGTGCTCGGCGGCAAGGACGCCGAGGGAGCGAAGCGCGCGATGCAGGCGATGCTGACGATGGCCAAGCTGGACATCGCTGCCCTGCGGCGGGCGTACGAGGGGAAGTCGGCGGGCGGGAGCGCGCGCGCCGGCTAG
- a CDS encoding ABC transporter permease: MRLLGLDLDRLAHLARKELTQTLRDPRALRVIFMAPILQLIVFGYAVNTDVRNTALVLYDRDNTATSRQLVEELTASGYFRVEEVATRAADLAEALDHGRAILALEIPRGLQTDLGSGRPATVQLLIDGTTSNTATVAQAYASQIILRFGQEHGSQVAQTARLPGGKTPGVDLRVRAWYNPNLESRVYNVPGVVGNLMMLMSLLLTTLAVVRERELGTLEQLMVSPLTPAEMIVGKTLPVVGIAMIDLALITSVATLWFHIPLRGSLALLFLVSLAYVVCGLGIGLLISTVSNTTQEAFMTMFMFFLPAMILSGFFFPVENMPRLFQYLTLINPVRYYVEAVRAIFLKGAGLAVLWPELAVLAAMGGTILWFASTRFRKTSA; encoded by the coding sequence GTGAGGCTGCTCGGGCTCGACCTCGACCGGCTGGCGCACCTGGCGCGCAAGGAGCTGACCCAGACGCTGCGCGACCCGCGGGCACTGCGGGTCATCTTCATGGCCCCGATCCTCCAGCTCATCGTCTTCGGCTACGCGGTCAACACCGACGTGAGGAACACCGCGCTGGTGCTGTACGACCGGGACAACACCGCGACCTCGCGCCAGCTGGTGGAGGAGCTGACCGCGTCGGGCTACTTCCGGGTCGAGGAGGTCGCGACCCGCGCCGCCGACCTGGCCGAAGCCCTCGACCACGGGCGCGCGATCCTCGCGCTCGAGATCCCGCGCGGCCTCCAGACCGACCTCGGGTCGGGCCGTCCGGCGACCGTGCAGCTGCTGATCGACGGCACGACGTCCAACACGGCGACCGTGGCGCAGGCGTACGCGAGCCAGATCATCCTCCGCTTCGGCCAGGAGCACGGAAGCCAGGTGGCGCAGACGGCGAGGCTGCCGGGCGGGAAGACGCCCGGCGTGGACCTGCGGGTGCGGGCATGGTACAACCCGAACCTCGAGAGCCGGGTCTACAACGTCCCCGGCGTGGTCGGGAACCTGATGATGCTGATGTCGCTGCTGCTGACGACGCTGGCGGTGGTGCGGGAGCGCGAGCTGGGCACCCTGGAGCAGCTGATGGTGAGCCCGCTCACGCCGGCCGAGATGATCGTCGGCAAGACGCTGCCGGTGGTGGGGATCGCGATGATCGACCTGGCGCTCATCACCTCGGTCGCGACGCTGTGGTTCCACATCCCGCTGCGGGGCAGCCTGGCGCTCCTGTTCCTGGTGAGCCTCGCCTACGTGGTGTGCGGCCTGGGGATCGGCCTGCTGATCTCCACCGTCTCGAACACCACGCAGGAAGCGTTCATGACGATGTTCATGTTCTTCCTGCCGGCGATGATCCTCTCGGGGTTCTTCTTCCCGGTGGAGAACATGCCCCGGCTGTTCCAGTACCTGACGCTGATCAACCCGGTGCGGTATTACGTCGAAGCGGTCCGGGCGATCTTCCTCAAGGGGGCCGGCCTGGCCGTGCTGTGGCCGGAGCTGGCCGTGCTCGCGGCGATGGGTGGGACGATCCTGTGGTTCGCGTCCACCCGCTTCCGGAAAACCAGCGCCTAG